Proteins encoded by one window of Antechinus flavipes isolate AdamAnt ecotype Samford, QLD, Australia chromosome 4, AdamAnt_v2, whole genome shotgun sequence:
- the LOC127560124 gene encoding signal transducer and activator of transcription 5B isoform X2, with protein MAVWIQAQQLQGDALHQMQALYGQHFPIEVRHYLSQWIESQAWDSIDLDNPQENIKATQLLEGLIQELQKKAEHQVGEDGFLLKIKLGHYATQLQSTYDRCPMELVRCIRHILYNEQRLVREATNCSSPAGNLADAMSQKHLQINQTFEELRLVTQDTENELKKLQQTQEYFIIQYQESLRNQAQFSQLAQLSPQERLTRETALQQKQVSLEAWLQREAQTLQQYRVELAEKHQKTLQLLRKQQTVILDDELIQWKRRQQLAGNGGPPEGSLDVLQSWCEKLAEIIWQNRQQIRRAEHLCQQLPIPGPVEEMLTELNATITDIISALVTSTFIIEKQPPQVLKTQTKFAATVRLLVGGKLNVHMNPPQVKATIISEQQAKSLLKNENTRNDYSGEILNNCCVMEYHQATGTLSAHFRNMSLKRIKRSDRRGAESVTEEKFTILFESQFSVGGNELVFQVKTLSLPVVVIVHGSQDNNATATVLWDNAFAEPGRVPFAVPDKVLWPQLCEALNMKFKAEVQSNRGLTKENLVFLAQKLFNSSSNNMEDYNSMAISWSQFNRENLPGRNYTFWQWFDGVMEVLKKHLKPHWNDGAILGFVNKQQAHDLLINKPDGTFLLRFSDSEIGGITIAWKFDSQERMFWNLMPFTTRDFSIRSLADRLGDLNYLIYVFPDRPKDEVYSKYYTPVMCESATAKAVDGYVKPQIKQVVPEFVNASADSSGASATYMDQAPSPAVCSQSHYNMYPQNPDSVLDPDGDFDLDDTMDVARHVEELLRRPMDSQWIPHAQS; from the exons ATGGCTGTGTGGATCCAAGCACAGCAGCTCCAAGGAGATGCCCTCCACCAGATGCAAGCATTATATGGCCAACACTTCCCCATCGAGGTGCGGCATTACTTATCCCAGTGGATTGAGAGTCAAGCTTG ggacTCAATAGATCTTGATAATCCACAGGAGAACATTAAAGCTACTCAGCTTCTAGAGGGTCTGATCCAGGAGCTGCAGAAGAAGGCTGAGCACCAAGTGGGGGAAGATGGGTTTTTACTGAAGATCAAGCTAGGGCATTATGCAACTCAGCTTCAG AGCACTTATGATCGCTGCCCCATGGAGTTGGTCCGATGCATCCGGCACATCTTATACAATGAACAGAGGCTGGTCCGAGAAGCTACCAAT TGCAGTTCCCCCGCCGGAAACCTGGCCGACGCCATGTCCCAGAAGCACCTGCAGATCAACCAGACCTTTGAGGAGCTGCGGCTGGTCACGCAGGACACGGAGAACGAGCTGAAGAAGCTGCAGCAGACTCAGGAGTATTTCATCATCCAGTACCAGGAGAGCCTCCGAAACCAGG CTCAGTTTTCCCAGCTGGCACAGCTGAGTCCCCAGGAACGCTTGACAAGGGAGACGGCCCTTCAGCAGAAGCAGGTGTCCCTGGAAGCCTGGCTGCAGCGGGAAGCCCAGACTCTGCAGCAATACCGGGTG GAGCTGGCAGAGAAACACCAGAAGACCCTCCAGCTGCTCCGGAAGCAGCAAACTGTCATTCTGGATGACGAGCTGATCCAGTGGAAGAGAAGGCAGCAACTGGCTGGGAATGGCGGGCCCCCGGAGGGCAGCCTGGATGTGCTGCAGTCTTG GTGCGAGAAGCTGGCGGAGATCATCTGGCAGAACCGGCAGCAGATCCGGAGGGCTGAGCATCTCTGTCAGCAGCTGCCCATTCCTGGCCCCGTGGAGGAGATGCTGACGGAGCTCAACGCCACCATCACAGACATCATCTCTGCCCTGGTGACCAG TACCTTCATCATCGAGAAGCAGCCCCCGCAGGTTCTGAAGACGCAAACCAAGTTTGCAGCCACAGTGCGACTGCTGGTGGGAGGGAAGTTGAATGTGCACATGAACCCCCCCCAAGTGAAGGCCACCATCATCAGTGAGCAGCAGGCCAAGTCTTTGCTGAAGAACGAGAACACACGAAA TGATTACAGCGGTGAGATATTGAACAATTGCTGTGTGATGGAATATCACCAGGCAACAGGCACCCTCAGCGCACACTTCCGGAACATG TCCTTAAAACGTATTAAGAGGTCGGACCGTCGTGGTGCAGAATCAGTAACAGAAGAGAAATTTACAATCCTGTTTGAATCACAGTTCAGCGTTGGTGGGAATGAACTGGTTTTTCAGGTCAAG ACCCTCTCCCTCCCTGTGGTGGTGATTGTTCATGGTAGCCAAGATAACAATGCTACAGCCACTGTTCTCTGGGATAATGCTTTTGCAGAACCT GGCCGGGTGCCATTTGCTGTGCCTGATAAAGTGCTGTGGCCCCAACTGTGCGAGGCTCTCAACATGAAATTCAAGGCAGAAGTCCAGAGCAACCGAGGCCTGACAAAGGAAAACTTAGTGTTCCTAGCTCAGAAGCTGttcaacagcagcagcaacaacatgGAGGATTACAACAGCATGGCCATCTCCTGGTCCCAGTTCAACAGG GAAAACTTACCTGGACGGAATTACACTTTCTGGCAGTGGTTTGATGGGGTGATGGAAGTGTTAAAAAAACATCTCAAGCCTCATTGGAATGATGG GGCCATCTTGGGTTTTGTGAATAAGCAACAAGCCCATGACCTACTTATCAACAAACCAGACGGGACCTTCCTTCTTCGATTTAGTGACTCTGAAATTGGGGGCATCACCATTGCTTGGAAGTTTGATTCTC AGGAAAGGATGTTTTGGAATCTGATGCCTTTTACCACTAGAGACTTCTCTATCCGGTCCCTGGCTGACCGCTTGGGAGATCTGAATTATCTTATCTACGTGTTCCCTGATCGGCCAAAAGATGAAGTATACTCCAAGTATTACACACCAGTTATGTGCGAGTCTGCCACTG CTAAAGCTGTGGATGGATATGTGAAGCCACAGATCAAGCAGGTGGTCCCAGA GTTTGTCAATGCTTCTGCAGATTCTTCAGGGGCCAGCGCCACCTACATGGATCAGGCCCCATCCCCAGCAGTGTGCTCCCAGTCTCATTATAATATGTATCCACAGAA CCCTGACTCTGTCCTTGACCCAGATGGGGATTTTGACCTGGACGACACTATGGATGTAGCAAGACATGTTGAAGAACTCTTGCGCCGACCAATGGACAGTCAGTGGATTCCCCATGCCCAGTCGTGA
- the LOC127560124 gene encoding signal transducer and activator of transcription 5B isoform X1: MPSTRCKHYMANTSPSRCGITYPSGLRVKLGADSTSTPEQTCGRKDKGQCFIKGKKREETRLCSPAKENIKATQLLEGLIQELQKKAEHQVGEDGFLLKIKLGHYATQLQSTYDRCPMELVRCIRHILYNEQRLVREATNCSSPAGNLADAMSQKHLQINQTFEELRLVTQDTENELKKLQQTQEYFIIQYQESLRNQAQFSQLAQLSPQERLTRETALQQKQVSLEAWLQREAQTLQQYRVELAEKHQKTLQLLRKQQTVILDDELIQWKRRQQLAGNGGPPEGSLDVLQSWCEKLAEIIWQNRQQIRRAEHLCQQLPIPGPVEEMLTELNATITDIISALVTSTFIIEKQPPQVLKTQTKFAATVRLLVGGKLNVHMNPPQVKATIISEQQAKSLLKNENTRNDYSGEILNNCCVMEYHQATGTLSAHFRNMSLKRIKRSDRRGAESVTEEKFTILFESQFSVGGNELVFQVKTLSLPVVVIVHGSQDNNATATVLWDNAFAEPGRVPFAVPDKVLWPQLCEALNMKFKAEVQSNRGLTKENLVFLAQKLFNSSSNNMEDYNSMAISWSQFNRENLPGRNYTFWQWFDGVMEVLKKHLKPHWNDGAILGFVNKQQAHDLLINKPDGTFLLRFSDSEIGGITIAWKFDSQERMFWNLMPFTTRDFSIRSLADRLGDLNYLIYVFPDRPKDEVYSKYYTPVMCESATAKAVDGYVKPQIKQVVPEFVNASADSSGASATYMDQAPSPAVCSQSHYNMYPQNPDSVLDPDGDFDLDDTMDVARHVEELLRRPMDSQWIPHAQS; the protein is encoded by the exons ATGCCCTCCACCAGATGCAAGCATTATATGGCCAACACTTCCCCATCGAGGTGCGGCATTACTTATCCCAGTGGATTGAGAGTCAAGCTTG GAGCAGATAGCACAAGCACCCCAGAACAGACCTGTGGGAGAAAGGACAAAGGGCAGTgctttataaaaggaaagaaaagggaagaaactaGACTATGCAGTCCAGCAAAG GAGAACATTAAAGCTACTCAGCTTCTAGAGGGTCTGATCCAGGAGCTGCAGAAGAAGGCTGAGCACCAAGTGGGGGAAGATGGGTTTTTACTGAAGATCAAGCTAGGGCATTATGCAACTCAGCTTCAG AGCACTTATGATCGCTGCCCCATGGAGTTGGTCCGATGCATCCGGCACATCTTATACAATGAACAGAGGCTGGTCCGAGAAGCTACCAAT TGCAGTTCCCCCGCCGGAAACCTGGCCGACGCCATGTCCCAGAAGCACCTGCAGATCAACCAGACCTTTGAGGAGCTGCGGCTGGTCACGCAGGACACGGAGAACGAGCTGAAGAAGCTGCAGCAGACTCAGGAGTATTTCATCATCCAGTACCAGGAGAGCCTCCGAAACCAGG CTCAGTTTTCCCAGCTGGCACAGCTGAGTCCCCAGGAACGCTTGACAAGGGAGACGGCCCTTCAGCAGAAGCAGGTGTCCCTGGAAGCCTGGCTGCAGCGGGAAGCCCAGACTCTGCAGCAATACCGGGTG GAGCTGGCAGAGAAACACCAGAAGACCCTCCAGCTGCTCCGGAAGCAGCAAACTGTCATTCTGGATGACGAGCTGATCCAGTGGAAGAGAAGGCAGCAACTGGCTGGGAATGGCGGGCCCCCGGAGGGCAGCCTGGATGTGCTGCAGTCTTG GTGCGAGAAGCTGGCGGAGATCATCTGGCAGAACCGGCAGCAGATCCGGAGGGCTGAGCATCTCTGTCAGCAGCTGCCCATTCCTGGCCCCGTGGAGGAGATGCTGACGGAGCTCAACGCCACCATCACAGACATCATCTCTGCCCTGGTGACCAG TACCTTCATCATCGAGAAGCAGCCCCCGCAGGTTCTGAAGACGCAAACCAAGTTTGCAGCCACAGTGCGACTGCTGGTGGGAGGGAAGTTGAATGTGCACATGAACCCCCCCCAAGTGAAGGCCACCATCATCAGTGAGCAGCAGGCCAAGTCTTTGCTGAAGAACGAGAACACACGAAA TGATTACAGCGGTGAGATATTGAACAATTGCTGTGTGATGGAATATCACCAGGCAACAGGCACCCTCAGCGCACACTTCCGGAACATG TCCTTAAAACGTATTAAGAGGTCGGACCGTCGTGGTGCAGAATCAGTAACAGAAGAGAAATTTACAATCCTGTTTGAATCACAGTTCAGCGTTGGTGGGAATGAACTGGTTTTTCAGGTCAAG ACCCTCTCCCTCCCTGTGGTGGTGATTGTTCATGGTAGCCAAGATAACAATGCTACAGCCACTGTTCTCTGGGATAATGCTTTTGCAGAACCT GGCCGGGTGCCATTTGCTGTGCCTGATAAAGTGCTGTGGCCCCAACTGTGCGAGGCTCTCAACATGAAATTCAAGGCAGAAGTCCAGAGCAACCGAGGCCTGACAAAGGAAAACTTAGTGTTCCTAGCTCAGAAGCTGttcaacagcagcagcaacaacatgGAGGATTACAACAGCATGGCCATCTCCTGGTCCCAGTTCAACAGG GAAAACTTACCTGGACGGAATTACACTTTCTGGCAGTGGTTTGATGGGGTGATGGAAGTGTTAAAAAAACATCTCAAGCCTCATTGGAATGATGG GGCCATCTTGGGTTTTGTGAATAAGCAACAAGCCCATGACCTACTTATCAACAAACCAGACGGGACCTTCCTTCTTCGATTTAGTGACTCTGAAATTGGGGGCATCACCATTGCTTGGAAGTTTGATTCTC AGGAAAGGATGTTTTGGAATCTGATGCCTTTTACCACTAGAGACTTCTCTATCCGGTCCCTGGCTGACCGCTTGGGAGATCTGAATTATCTTATCTACGTGTTCCCTGATCGGCCAAAAGATGAAGTATACTCCAAGTATTACACACCAGTTATGTGCGAGTCTGCCACTG CTAAAGCTGTGGATGGATATGTGAAGCCACAGATCAAGCAGGTGGTCCCAGA GTTTGTCAATGCTTCTGCAGATTCTTCAGGGGCCAGCGCCACCTACATGGATCAGGCCCCATCCCCAGCAGTGTGCTCCCAGTCTCATTATAATATGTATCCACAGAA CCCTGACTCTGTCCTTGACCCAGATGGGGATTTTGACCTGGACGACACTATGGATGTAGCAAGACATGTTGAAGAACTCTTGCGCCGACCAATGGACAGTCAGTGGATTCCCCATGCCCAGTCGTGA
- the LOC127560124 gene encoding signal transducer and activator of transcription 5B isoform X3, with the protein MELVRCIRHILYNEQRLVREATNCSSPAGNLADAMSQKHLQINQTFEELRLVTQDTENELKKLQQTQEYFIIQYQESLRNQAQFSQLAQLSPQERLTRETALQQKQVSLEAWLQREAQTLQQYRVELAEKHQKTLQLLRKQQTVILDDELIQWKRRQQLAGNGGPPEGSLDVLQSWCEKLAEIIWQNRQQIRRAEHLCQQLPIPGPVEEMLTELNATITDIISALVTSTFIIEKQPPQVLKTQTKFAATVRLLVGGKLNVHMNPPQVKATIISEQQAKSLLKNENTRNDYSGEILNNCCVMEYHQATGTLSAHFRNMSLKRIKRSDRRGAESVTEEKFTILFESQFSVGGNELVFQVKTLSLPVVVIVHGSQDNNATATVLWDNAFAEPGRVPFAVPDKVLWPQLCEALNMKFKAEVQSNRGLTKENLVFLAQKLFNSSSNNMEDYNSMAISWSQFNRENLPGRNYTFWQWFDGVMEVLKKHLKPHWNDGAILGFVNKQQAHDLLINKPDGTFLLRFSDSEIGGITIAWKFDSQERMFWNLMPFTTRDFSIRSLADRLGDLNYLIYVFPDRPKDEVYSKYYTPVMCESATAKAVDGYVKPQIKQVVPEFVNASADSSGASATYMDQAPSPAVCSQSHYNMYPQNPDSVLDPDGDFDLDDTMDVARHVEELLRRPMDSQWIPHAQS; encoded by the exons ATGGAGTTGGTCCGATGCATCCGGCACATCTTATACAATGAACAGAGGCTGGTCCGAGAAGCTACCAAT TGCAGTTCCCCCGCCGGAAACCTGGCCGACGCCATGTCCCAGAAGCACCTGCAGATCAACCAGACCTTTGAGGAGCTGCGGCTGGTCACGCAGGACACGGAGAACGAGCTGAAGAAGCTGCAGCAGACTCAGGAGTATTTCATCATCCAGTACCAGGAGAGCCTCCGAAACCAGG CTCAGTTTTCCCAGCTGGCACAGCTGAGTCCCCAGGAACGCTTGACAAGGGAGACGGCCCTTCAGCAGAAGCAGGTGTCCCTGGAAGCCTGGCTGCAGCGGGAAGCCCAGACTCTGCAGCAATACCGGGTG GAGCTGGCAGAGAAACACCAGAAGACCCTCCAGCTGCTCCGGAAGCAGCAAACTGTCATTCTGGATGACGAGCTGATCCAGTGGAAGAGAAGGCAGCAACTGGCTGGGAATGGCGGGCCCCCGGAGGGCAGCCTGGATGTGCTGCAGTCTTG GTGCGAGAAGCTGGCGGAGATCATCTGGCAGAACCGGCAGCAGATCCGGAGGGCTGAGCATCTCTGTCAGCAGCTGCCCATTCCTGGCCCCGTGGAGGAGATGCTGACGGAGCTCAACGCCACCATCACAGACATCATCTCTGCCCTGGTGACCAG TACCTTCATCATCGAGAAGCAGCCCCCGCAGGTTCTGAAGACGCAAACCAAGTTTGCAGCCACAGTGCGACTGCTGGTGGGAGGGAAGTTGAATGTGCACATGAACCCCCCCCAAGTGAAGGCCACCATCATCAGTGAGCAGCAGGCCAAGTCTTTGCTGAAGAACGAGAACACACGAAA TGATTACAGCGGTGAGATATTGAACAATTGCTGTGTGATGGAATATCACCAGGCAACAGGCACCCTCAGCGCACACTTCCGGAACATG TCCTTAAAACGTATTAAGAGGTCGGACCGTCGTGGTGCAGAATCAGTAACAGAAGAGAAATTTACAATCCTGTTTGAATCACAGTTCAGCGTTGGTGGGAATGAACTGGTTTTTCAGGTCAAG ACCCTCTCCCTCCCTGTGGTGGTGATTGTTCATGGTAGCCAAGATAACAATGCTACAGCCACTGTTCTCTGGGATAATGCTTTTGCAGAACCT GGCCGGGTGCCATTTGCTGTGCCTGATAAAGTGCTGTGGCCCCAACTGTGCGAGGCTCTCAACATGAAATTCAAGGCAGAAGTCCAGAGCAACCGAGGCCTGACAAAGGAAAACTTAGTGTTCCTAGCTCAGAAGCTGttcaacagcagcagcaacaacatgGAGGATTACAACAGCATGGCCATCTCCTGGTCCCAGTTCAACAGG GAAAACTTACCTGGACGGAATTACACTTTCTGGCAGTGGTTTGATGGGGTGATGGAAGTGTTAAAAAAACATCTCAAGCCTCATTGGAATGATGG GGCCATCTTGGGTTTTGTGAATAAGCAACAAGCCCATGACCTACTTATCAACAAACCAGACGGGACCTTCCTTCTTCGATTTAGTGACTCTGAAATTGGGGGCATCACCATTGCTTGGAAGTTTGATTCTC AGGAAAGGATGTTTTGGAATCTGATGCCTTTTACCACTAGAGACTTCTCTATCCGGTCCCTGGCTGACCGCTTGGGAGATCTGAATTATCTTATCTACGTGTTCCCTGATCGGCCAAAAGATGAAGTATACTCCAAGTATTACACACCAGTTATGTGCGAGTCTGCCACTG CTAAAGCTGTGGATGGATATGTGAAGCCACAGATCAAGCAGGTGGTCCCAGA GTTTGTCAATGCTTCTGCAGATTCTTCAGGGGCCAGCGCCACCTACATGGATCAGGCCCCATCCCCAGCAGTGTGCTCCCAGTCTCATTATAATATGTATCCACAGAA CCCTGACTCTGTCCTTGACCCAGATGGGGATTTTGACCTGGACGACACTATGGATGTAGCAAGACATGTTGAAGAACTCTTGCGCCGACCAATGGACAGTCAGTGGATTCCCCATGCCCAGTCGTGA